The following are encoded together in the Labeo rohita strain BAU-BD-2019 chromosome 17, IGBB_LRoh.1.0, whole genome shotgun sequence genome:
- the rps6ka1 gene encoding ribosomal protein S6 kinase alpha-1 isoform X1 yields the protein MEKEKRKFKVSQLLTLYLFKKQHSKTIANATQSREETNSTTNSAHSSAALTDEHTSWTEDGDIKEINITHVVKEGAEKADPSQFELLKVLGQGSFGKVFLVRKVTPPDSNQLYAMKVLRKATLKVRDRVRTKMERDILADVNHPFVVKLHYAFQTEGKLYLILDFLRGGDLFTRLSKEVMFTEEDVKFYLAELALGLDHLHGLGIIYRDLKPENILLDEEGHIKLTDFGLCKEAIDHEKKAYSFCGTVEYMAPEVVNRQGHTHSADWWSFGVLMFEMLTGSLPFQGKDRKETMNLILKARLGMPQFLSAEAQSLLRALFKRNPTNRLGSGPDGAEEIKRHSFFVTIDWNKLFRREIKPPFKPAVARPDDTFYFDSEFTSRTPKDSPGVPPSAGAHQLFRGFSFVATAMLEEEGKEEPSQPPPHPVVQQQLHGKNLLFSDGYILKEDIGMGSFSVCKRCIHKATNTEYAVKVIDKTSTDPSEEIEILLRYGQHPNIITLKDVYDNGKQVYLVTELMRGGELLDRILKQKFFSEREASAVLHTITKTVEYLHSQGVVHRDLKPSNILYVDESGNPESLRICDFGFAKQLRADNGLLMTPCYTANFVAPEVLKRQGYDEGCDIWSLGVLLYTMLAGFTPFANGPEDTPEDILSRIGSGRFTLTGGNWDAVSDAAKDLVSKMLHVDPHQRLTAKQVLKHPWIIQRDKLPNSQLQHQDPKLVKGAMAATYSALKSSQPPPELKPIESSFLAQRRVKKLPSTSL from the exons ATGGAGAAAGAGAAGAGGAAGTTTAAAGTCAGTCAGTTATTGACTCTCTACCTGTTCAAGAAGCAGCACAGTAAGACTATAGCAAATGCCACTCAATCCAGAGAGGAGACGAACAGCACCACAAACTCGGCTCACTCTAGTGCAGCTTTAACTGATGAACATACATCGTGGACG GAAGATGGTGACATCAAGGAGATCAACATCACCCATGTTGTTAAGGAGGGGGCGGAGAAGGCAGACCCCTCACAGTTCGAGCTGCTCAAAGTGCTGGGGCAGGGATCCTTTGGAAAG GTGTTTTTGGTACGAAAGGTAACCCCTCCTGATAGTAACCAGCTCTACGCCATGAAGGTCCTGAGAAAGGCCACACTCAAAG TGAGGGATCGTGTGAGAACTAAAATGGAGAGAGACATCCTGGCAGACGTCAACCATCCTTTTGTGGTTAAACTCCATTATG cttTTCAGACTGAGGGTAAGCTTTATCTGATTCTGGACTTCCTCAGAGGAGGAGATCTATTCACAAGGCTGTCAAAAGAG GTGATGTTCACAGAAGAAGATGTGAAGTTTTATCTGGCTGAACTGGCTCTGGGTCTGGATCACTTGCATGGTCTCGGCATCATCTACAGAGATCTCAAACCTGAGAA CATCCTCCTGGATGAAGAGGGACATATCAAACTCACAG atTTTGGACTGTGTAAGGAGGCTATCGATCATGAGAAGAAGGCTTACTCTTTCTGTGGGACAGTGGAATACATGGCTCCGGAGGTGGTTAACCGTCAGGGACACACGCACAGCGCTGACTGGTGGTCATTTGGGGTACTCATG TTTGAGATGCTTACGGGTTCACTGCCATTCCAGGgaaaagacagaaaagaaaCGATGAATCTCATTCTGAA AGCGAGGTTAGGGATGCCTCAGTTCCTGAGCGCTGAGGCTCAGAGCTTACTGAGAGCTTTGTTCAAGAGGAACCCCACCAACAGACTGG GATCAGGACCAGATGGAGCTGAGGAAATCAAACGCCATTCATTCTTTGTGACGATTGATTGGAAT AAACTCTTTAGACGAGAAATAAAACCTCCATTCAAGCCAGCGGTGGCCAGACCTGATGACACCTTTTACTTTGACTCGGAGTTCACTTCCCGTACCCCTAAAG ATTCCCCAGGGGTTCCCCCCAGCGCAGGGGCTCATCAGCTTTTCCGGGGCTTCAGCTTTGTTGCCACGGCAATGCTAGAGGAGGAGGGCAAAGAAGAGCCCTCACAGCCCCCTCCACACCCTGTAGTACAG CAGCAGCTTCATGGTAAGAACCTCTTGTTCAGTGACGGTTACATACTGAAGGAGGACATCGGGATGGGCTCTTTCTCAGTGTGCAAACGCTGCATACACAAAGCAACCAACACAGAGTATGCAGTGAAG GTGATTGATAAAACAAGCACCGACCCATCAGAAGAGATTGAGATCCTGCTGAGATATGGCCAGCATCCCAACATCATCACTCTCAAAGAT GTTTATGATAATGGAAAGCAGGTGTACCTGGTCACTGAGCTGATGCGAGGAGGTGAACTGCTGGACAGAATCCTCAAGCAGAAATTTTTCTCAGAAAGAGAAGCTAGTGCTGTGCTGCACACTATCACAAAGACCGTGGAATACCTGCACTCTCAAGGG gTTGTGCACAGGGACCTGAAGCCCAGTAATATTCTGTATGTAGATGAGTCTGGAAATCCAGAATCTCTGCGCATCTGTGATTTCGGTTTTGCCAAGCAGCTCCGGGCAGACAATGGCCTACTCATGACGCCCTGCTATACTGCCAACTTTGTAGCACCCGAG GTACTGAAAAGACAGGGCTATGATGAGGGGTGTGACATTTGGAGTCTGGGAGTATTACTATACACTATGCTTGCTGG TTTTACACCATTTGCCAACGGACCAGAAGACACTCCAGAAGACATTCTGAGTCGGATAGGGAGTGGACGCTTTACTTTGACAGGAGGCAACTGGGACGCGGTGTCTGATGCTGCCAAA GATTTGGTCTCTAAGATGCTCCATGTGGACCCTCACCAGCGACTCACAGCCAAGCAAGTCCTGAAGCATCCGTGGATCATTCAGAGAGACAAGCTTCCCAACAGCCAGCTACAACATCAAGATCCCAAGCTTGTCAAG GGAGCGATGGCTGCCACATACTCAGCGCTGAAGAGTTCCCAACCACCCCCTGAGCTCAAGCCTATCGAGTCCTCATTCCTGGCCCAGAGACGGGTGAAAAAGCTTCCTTCCACCTCTCTGTAA
- the rps6ka1 gene encoding ribosomal protein S6 kinase alpha-1 isoform X2, whose protein sequence is MEKEKRKFKVSQLLTLYLFKKQHSKTIANATQSREETNSTTNSAHSSAALTDEHTSWTEDGDIKEINITHVVKEGAEKADPSQFELLKVLGQGSFGKVFLVRKVTPPDSNQLYAMKVLRKATLKVRDRVRTKMERDILADVNHPFVVKLHYAFQTEGKLYLILDFLRGGDLFTRLSKEVMFTEEDVKFYLAELALGLDHLHGLGIIYRDLKPENILLDEEGHIKLTDFGLCKEAIDHEKKAYSFCGTVEYMAPEVVNRQGHTHSADWWSFGVLMFEMLTGSLPFQGKDRKETMNLILKARLGMPQFLSAEAQSLLRALFKRNPTNRLGSGPDGAEEIKRHSFFVTIDWNKLFRREIKPPFKPAVARPDDTFYFDSEFTSRTPKDSPGVPPSAGAHQLFRGFSFVATAMLEEEGKEEPSQPPPHPVVQQLHGKNLLFSDGYILKEDIGMGSFSVCKRCIHKATNTEYAVKVIDKTSTDPSEEIEILLRYGQHPNIITLKDVYDNGKQVYLVTELMRGGELLDRILKQKFFSEREASAVLHTITKTVEYLHSQGVVHRDLKPSNILYVDESGNPESLRICDFGFAKQLRADNGLLMTPCYTANFVAPEVLKRQGYDEGCDIWSLGVLLYTMLAGFTPFANGPEDTPEDILSRIGSGRFTLTGGNWDAVSDAAKDLVSKMLHVDPHQRLTAKQVLKHPWIIQRDKLPNSQLQHQDPKLVKGAMAATYSALKSSQPPPELKPIESSFLAQRRVKKLPSTSL, encoded by the exons ATGGAGAAAGAGAAGAGGAAGTTTAAAGTCAGTCAGTTATTGACTCTCTACCTGTTCAAGAAGCAGCACAGTAAGACTATAGCAAATGCCACTCAATCCAGAGAGGAGACGAACAGCACCACAAACTCGGCTCACTCTAGTGCAGCTTTAACTGATGAACATACATCGTGGACG GAAGATGGTGACATCAAGGAGATCAACATCACCCATGTTGTTAAGGAGGGGGCGGAGAAGGCAGACCCCTCACAGTTCGAGCTGCTCAAAGTGCTGGGGCAGGGATCCTTTGGAAAG GTGTTTTTGGTACGAAAGGTAACCCCTCCTGATAGTAACCAGCTCTACGCCATGAAGGTCCTGAGAAAGGCCACACTCAAAG TGAGGGATCGTGTGAGAACTAAAATGGAGAGAGACATCCTGGCAGACGTCAACCATCCTTTTGTGGTTAAACTCCATTATG cttTTCAGACTGAGGGTAAGCTTTATCTGATTCTGGACTTCCTCAGAGGAGGAGATCTATTCACAAGGCTGTCAAAAGAG GTGATGTTCACAGAAGAAGATGTGAAGTTTTATCTGGCTGAACTGGCTCTGGGTCTGGATCACTTGCATGGTCTCGGCATCATCTACAGAGATCTCAAACCTGAGAA CATCCTCCTGGATGAAGAGGGACATATCAAACTCACAG atTTTGGACTGTGTAAGGAGGCTATCGATCATGAGAAGAAGGCTTACTCTTTCTGTGGGACAGTGGAATACATGGCTCCGGAGGTGGTTAACCGTCAGGGACACACGCACAGCGCTGACTGGTGGTCATTTGGGGTACTCATG TTTGAGATGCTTACGGGTTCACTGCCATTCCAGGgaaaagacagaaaagaaaCGATGAATCTCATTCTGAA AGCGAGGTTAGGGATGCCTCAGTTCCTGAGCGCTGAGGCTCAGAGCTTACTGAGAGCTTTGTTCAAGAGGAACCCCACCAACAGACTGG GATCAGGACCAGATGGAGCTGAGGAAATCAAACGCCATTCATTCTTTGTGACGATTGATTGGAAT AAACTCTTTAGACGAGAAATAAAACCTCCATTCAAGCCAGCGGTGGCCAGACCTGATGACACCTTTTACTTTGACTCGGAGTTCACTTCCCGTACCCCTAAAG ATTCCCCAGGGGTTCCCCCCAGCGCAGGGGCTCATCAGCTTTTCCGGGGCTTCAGCTTTGTTGCCACGGCAATGCTAGAGGAGGAGGGCAAAGAAGAGCCCTCACAGCCCCCTCCACACCCTGTAGTACAG CAGCTTCATGGTAAGAACCTCTTGTTCAGTGACGGTTACATACTGAAGGAGGACATCGGGATGGGCTCTTTCTCAGTGTGCAAACGCTGCATACACAAAGCAACCAACACAGAGTATGCAGTGAAG GTGATTGATAAAACAAGCACCGACCCATCAGAAGAGATTGAGATCCTGCTGAGATATGGCCAGCATCCCAACATCATCACTCTCAAAGAT GTTTATGATAATGGAAAGCAGGTGTACCTGGTCACTGAGCTGATGCGAGGAGGTGAACTGCTGGACAGAATCCTCAAGCAGAAATTTTTCTCAGAAAGAGAAGCTAGTGCTGTGCTGCACACTATCACAAAGACCGTGGAATACCTGCACTCTCAAGGG gTTGTGCACAGGGACCTGAAGCCCAGTAATATTCTGTATGTAGATGAGTCTGGAAATCCAGAATCTCTGCGCATCTGTGATTTCGGTTTTGCCAAGCAGCTCCGGGCAGACAATGGCCTACTCATGACGCCCTGCTATACTGCCAACTTTGTAGCACCCGAG GTACTGAAAAGACAGGGCTATGATGAGGGGTGTGACATTTGGAGTCTGGGAGTATTACTATACACTATGCTTGCTGG TTTTACACCATTTGCCAACGGACCAGAAGACACTCCAGAAGACATTCTGAGTCGGATAGGGAGTGGACGCTTTACTTTGACAGGAGGCAACTGGGACGCGGTGTCTGATGCTGCCAAA GATTTGGTCTCTAAGATGCTCCATGTGGACCCTCACCAGCGACTCACAGCCAAGCAAGTCCTGAAGCATCCGTGGATCATTCAGAGAGACAAGCTTCCCAACAGCCAGCTACAACATCAAGATCCCAAGCTTGTCAAG GGAGCGATGGCTGCCACATACTCAGCGCTGAAGAGTTCCCAACCACCCCCTGAGCTCAAGCCTATCGAGTCCTCATTCCTGGCCCAGAGACGGGTGAAAAAGCTTCCTTCCACCTCTCTGTAA
- the rps6ka1 gene encoding ribosomal protein S6 kinase alpha-1 isoform X4 translates to MPLAQLAEPWPKMELVQLETENGQSTTEDGVTSAVKEDGDIKEINITHVVKEGAEKADPSQFELLKVLGQGSFGKVFLVRKVTPPDSNQLYAMKVLRKATLKVRDRVRTKMERDILADVNHPFVVKLHYAFQTEGKLYLILDFLRGGDLFTRLSKEVMFTEEDVKFYLAELALGLDHLHGLGIIYRDLKPENILLDEEGHIKLTDFGLCKEAIDHEKKAYSFCGTVEYMAPEVVNRQGHTHSADWWSFGVLMFEMLTGSLPFQGKDRKETMNLILKARLGMPQFLSAEAQSLLRALFKRNPTNRLGSGPDGAEEIKRHSFFVTIDWNKLFRREIKPPFKPAVARPDDTFYFDSEFTSRTPKDSPGVPPSAGAHQLFRGFSFVATAMLEEEGKEEPSQPPPHPVVQQQLHGKNLLFSDGYILKEDIGMGSFSVCKRCIHKATNTEYAVKVIDKTSTDPSEEIEILLRYGQHPNIITLKDVYDNGKQVYLVTELMRGGELLDRILKQKFFSEREASAVLHTITKTVEYLHSQGVVHRDLKPSNILYVDESGNPESLRICDFGFAKQLRADNGLLMTPCYTANFVAPEVLKRQGYDEGCDIWSLGVLLYTMLAGFTPFANGPEDTPEDILSRIGSGRFTLTGGNWDAVSDAAKDLVSKMLHVDPHQRLTAKQVLKHPWIIQRDKLPNSQLQHQDPKLVKGAMAATYSALKSSQPPPELKPIESSFLAQRRVKKLPSTSL, encoded by the exons GAAGATGGTGACATCAAGGAGATCAACATCACCCATGTTGTTAAGGAGGGGGCGGAGAAGGCAGACCCCTCACAGTTCGAGCTGCTCAAAGTGCTGGGGCAGGGATCCTTTGGAAAG GTGTTTTTGGTACGAAAGGTAACCCCTCCTGATAGTAACCAGCTCTACGCCATGAAGGTCCTGAGAAAGGCCACACTCAAAG TGAGGGATCGTGTGAGAACTAAAATGGAGAGAGACATCCTGGCAGACGTCAACCATCCTTTTGTGGTTAAACTCCATTATG cttTTCAGACTGAGGGTAAGCTTTATCTGATTCTGGACTTCCTCAGAGGAGGAGATCTATTCACAAGGCTGTCAAAAGAG GTGATGTTCACAGAAGAAGATGTGAAGTTTTATCTGGCTGAACTGGCTCTGGGTCTGGATCACTTGCATGGTCTCGGCATCATCTACAGAGATCTCAAACCTGAGAA CATCCTCCTGGATGAAGAGGGACATATCAAACTCACAG atTTTGGACTGTGTAAGGAGGCTATCGATCATGAGAAGAAGGCTTACTCTTTCTGTGGGACAGTGGAATACATGGCTCCGGAGGTGGTTAACCGTCAGGGACACACGCACAGCGCTGACTGGTGGTCATTTGGGGTACTCATG TTTGAGATGCTTACGGGTTCACTGCCATTCCAGGgaaaagacagaaaagaaaCGATGAATCTCATTCTGAA AGCGAGGTTAGGGATGCCTCAGTTCCTGAGCGCTGAGGCTCAGAGCTTACTGAGAGCTTTGTTCAAGAGGAACCCCACCAACAGACTGG GATCAGGACCAGATGGAGCTGAGGAAATCAAACGCCATTCATTCTTTGTGACGATTGATTGGAAT AAACTCTTTAGACGAGAAATAAAACCTCCATTCAAGCCAGCGGTGGCCAGACCTGATGACACCTTTTACTTTGACTCGGAGTTCACTTCCCGTACCCCTAAAG ATTCCCCAGGGGTTCCCCCCAGCGCAGGGGCTCATCAGCTTTTCCGGGGCTTCAGCTTTGTTGCCACGGCAATGCTAGAGGAGGAGGGCAAAGAAGAGCCCTCACAGCCCCCTCCACACCCTGTAGTACAG CAGCAGCTTCATGGTAAGAACCTCTTGTTCAGTGACGGTTACATACTGAAGGAGGACATCGGGATGGGCTCTTTCTCAGTGTGCAAACGCTGCATACACAAAGCAACCAACACAGAGTATGCAGTGAAG GTGATTGATAAAACAAGCACCGACCCATCAGAAGAGATTGAGATCCTGCTGAGATATGGCCAGCATCCCAACATCATCACTCTCAAAGAT GTTTATGATAATGGAAAGCAGGTGTACCTGGTCACTGAGCTGATGCGAGGAGGTGAACTGCTGGACAGAATCCTCAAGCAGAAATTTTTCTCAGAAAGAGAAGCTAGTGCTGTGCTGCACACTATCACAAAGACCGTGGAATACCTGCACTCTCAAGGG gTTGTGCACAGGGACCTGAAGCCCAGTAATATTCTGTATGTAGATGAGTCTGGAAATCCAGAATCTCTGCGCATCTGTGATTTCGGTTTTGCCAAGCAGCTCCGGGCAGACAATGGCCTACTCATGACGCCCTGCTATACTGCCAACTTTGTAGCACCCGAG GTACTGAAAAGACAGGGCTATGATGAGGGGTGTGACATTTGGAGTCTGGGAGTATTACTATACACTATGCTTGCTGG TTTTACACCATTTGCCAACGGACCAGAAGACACTCCAGAAGACATTCTGAGTCGGATAGGGAGTGGACGCTTTACTTTGACAGGAGGCAACTGGGACGCGGTGTCTGATGCTGCCAAA GATTTGGTCTCTAAGATGCTCCATGTGGACCCTCACCAGCGACTCACAGCCAAGCAAGTCCTGAAGCATCCGTGGATCATTCAGAGAGACAAGCTTCCCAACAGCCAGCTACAACATCAAGATCCCAAGCTTGTCAAG GGAGCGATGGCTGCCACATACTCAGCGCTGAAGAGTTCCCAACCACCCCCTGAGCTCAAGCCTATCGAGTCCTCATTCCTGGCCCAGAGACGGGTGAAAAAGCTTCCTTCCACCTCTCTGTAA